Within Myceligenerans xiligouense, the genomic segment TCTCCGGCTCCGGAGCGCCCTGCGGGCCCGCCATCGGCGCCGCGACGGGAGCCGCGGCCGGCGCGGGAGCGGCCGGGCGCTGCACGGCGCCCTCACCGCGCGAGAGCTCGGCGATACGCCGCTCGGCAGCCGCCAGCTTGGAGTGCAGCCCTTCGTTCTCCTCCTGGACGGACGTGAGGGTTCGCACGACCTCGTCGAGGAAGTCGTCGACCTCCTCGACGTCATACCCTTCACGAAACTTTGTTGCAGAGAACTTCTTGTTGAGGATGTCCTCAGCCGTGAGCAGTGCCATGCGTGTCACCTCAATGCCTTGAAGCCGGAATTTCCCGGCGGGCACCCGCGCTCACCGGTGATGGTGGCTGCCGGCACGTCCGCCGAGTTCCCACGTTAGCGGATTGTTACCGGACAGGGCACCAGGACCACCCCTGGTCACGAATTCATCACATGCTCATGGACGGCCTCATGACGAGGGTCACACTCAGGCCGCCGCAAATGCGAGGCTGCCGACGATCGATCTGGCAATAACCACCAGAAAGAAGAGCGCCATGAAAGCAAGGTCCAGCTGGACCGAGCCCAGTCGCAACGGCGGAATGATCCGCCGCAGCACCCGCAGGGGCGGGTCGGTCACCGTGTAGATCGCCTCGGCGATCACGAGGACGACGCCGGACGGCCTCCAGTCCCGGGCGAAGTACTGCACCCAGTCGAAGATCAGCCGGCCGATGAGGAGGAGCAGGAACGCGAACAACGCGAAGTCGATGATTCCCCAGAACAGAGCCACGGGACCAACCTACGCGACGTGCCCGGGAACGTGGAAACAGCGCGCCGGTCCGCCCCGCACGCAGCGAGCGCGCCGGGCATCGTCACGATGCCCGGCGCGCTCGGCCGGCCAGGAGAAGATCTCGCGGAGACGTGTCAGCTCTGGTTGTAGAACCCGCCCTTGCCCGTGACGGGCGGCTCGGGCACGTGCTCCTCGCCCGCGATCTCCACGTGCTCCGGCGACAGCAGGAACACCTTGTTGGTCACGCGGTCGATCGAGCCGTGCAGCCCGAAGATCAGGCCGGCCGAGAAGTCCACCAGGCGCTTGGCGTCGGCGTCGTCCATGTCGGTGAGGTTCATGATCACGGGCGTCCCCGAACGGAACGCCTCGCCGATCATTCGCGCGTCGTTGTACGAGCGCGGGTGCACGGTGGTGATCCGGCGCAGCTCGGACGTGGACAACGGGACGTCGCCCGGTGCTCCGTCCGGGTGCAGCGGCGTCACCTGGGCGTGTCGGTGGTCCTGCACGGTCTCCTCCACGTCCTCGTACTCGTCGTAGTACGCGTCCCGCTCGCCCTGCTCGTCGGCGAGGCCCAGATACAGCATGGTCTTTCGAAGCGCTCCGGCCATCGCTCTCTCCGTTCGTCGCCCTCTTGCGAGTTCTTCTCCGCCATCCGGTCTGCCTGCGTGAGACCGCACGAACCGTGCGGCTTGACAAAAGTAGCCTGGCGCGATCCGACACCGGAGTCCGACACGCCGTGCCGTGACCAACTTTGCCAAAGTTGTTCAGCACGTGCCCAATGAAATTACAAGCCTGTGCTTCCGCAGGTCATGAATCGAACGGTAGCCGGGGTGTCTGACACTCGGTCAGACCAGGGCGACGACGCCCGCCTGCCGGCCGGTGATCGTCCCGCGGGTCGTCGCGCGGCGGTGGGAGAAGAACGCCTCGTCCTCGAGCGTGCAGCGCCGGACATGCGTCACGGCCACACCGGCCGCGGACAACTGGGCCCCGACGCCCGCCGGCAGGTCGAGCGCCGGCGTGCCCCAGGCCGTCTCGGCGAAGGCACCGGGTACCGCTGCCGCGACCTCGTCCCGCAGCTCCTCGGGTACCTCGTAGCAGCGCCCGCACACCGCCGGGCCCACCGCGGCGCGCACCCGGTCCGGCCGGGCCCCGCGCTCCGCCATGGACTCCAGCGCGCGCAGCACCACGCCGGCGGCGGTGCCCTTGCGCCCCGCGTGCGCGACACCCACCACCCGCGCCGCGGGATCGGCGAGCAGCACGGGAACGCAGTCCGCGACCAGCACGCCCAGGCCCAGGTCGCGCTCGGCGGTCACGAGCGCGTCGCCGTCCCCGGCCGTGTCCGGTGGCGGGCCGGCGTGCCACCGGCTGTGCTCCCGGGAGCCGAGGGGGATCACCCGGTCGGAGTGCACCTGATGGGCGAACGCGACCGGGATGCCGCCCAGTGCCGCGCCGAGCCGGGCCCGGTTCGCCCGGACGCGGCCGGCGTCGTCGGACACGTTGAGCCCGAGATTGAGGCCGGGGCCCGACGGCGCCGCCCAGGGCGCCGGGGAAACACCCCCGGCGGCCGTGGTGAAGAAGGCGCGTACTCCCTCGCCGAGGTCGGCGGGGATCGCGTCGATGCCGGTGGCCGCTGTCATGGCGCGAGCCTACGGGGCCGTCCGGTTCACGCCGCCCGGATCACTTCAGGAAATCGGGCACATCGAGCTCGTCGACCGGCCGGCGCGACGCCTCGTCGAACAGCGGCGGCACCTCCACGCGCGCGCCGTTGCCCGGGGCGCCCTCGGCGTCCCGGCGGTCGAACGCGGGCGAGACCACCACCGCGGGCTCGTCGAGGCTCTCCGGCACGTCGTCCCCGCCGTCGTCGGTCACGACGCGCGGCAGCGCGGTCACCGCGGCGGGCGGGAAGGACACGGGACGGGCGTCGCCCGGGGGCGCCGGCACCGGGTCCGGCGCCCGGCGCGCGGCGTCCGACGAGACCGCCGGCACCTGAGCGGTGGCCGGGGCGGACGAGCGCCCGCCCGCCACCGTGCCGAGCGCACCGGAATCCTTGCGCTGCTGCGGGACGCCGCCGTCGAACCCGGCGGCGATGACGGTGACGCGCACCTCGTCGCCCAGGGCGTCGTCGATGACCGTGCCGAAGATGATGTTCGCCTCCGGGTGCGCGGCCTCCTGCACCAGGCGCGCGGCCTCGTGCACCTCGAACAGCCCGAGGTCGCTGCCGCCCTGGATCGAGAGCAGCACCCCGTGGGCGCCGTCGATCGAGGCCTCCAGGAGCGGCGAGGAGATCGCCAGCTCGGCGGCCTGGACGGCGCGGTCCTCACCACGGGCCGAGCCGATGCCCATCAGGGCCGACCCGGCGCCCTGCATCACGGACTTGACGTCGGCGAAGTCGAGGTTGATCAGGCCGGGCGTGGTGATGAGGTCGGTGATGCCCTGGACACCGGAGTGCAGTACCTGGTCGGCCGAGTGGAAGGCGGAGATCGCGGACACGTTGCGGTCCGACATCGACAGCAGCCGGTCGTTCGGGATGACGATCAGCGTGTCCACCTCGTCGCGGAGATTCTCGATGCCCTGATCGGCCTGGACGGCGCGGCGACGGCCCTCGAACGTGAACGGGCGGGTCACGACGCCGACGGTCAGCGCACCGAGCGACCGCGCGATGCGCGCCACCACGGGCGCTCCGCCGGTCCCCGTGCCGCCGCCCTCGCCCGCGGTGACGAAGACCATGTCCGCGCCACGCAGCACGTCCTCGATCTCCTCGGCGTGGTCCTCGGCCGCCTTCTTGCCGACCTCGGGGTCGGCCCCGGCGCCCAGGCCACGAGTGAGCTCGCGCCCGACGTCGAGCTTGACGTCGGCGTCCGACATGAGGAGCGCCTGCGCGTCGGTGTTGATCGCGATGAATTCGACACCCTTGAGGCCGACCTCGATCATGCGGTTGACGGCGTTCACACCACCGCCACCGATGCCGACCACCTTGATCACTGCCAGGTAGTTCTGCGGAGTTGCCACGTCGTCGCCTTTCGATCCGGGTCCTTGCGACCGCCCCCTGTCCCGCGAGAAAGTCTCAGGTTAAGGTAGAGGGTTAGTGTTATGTCACGTTGCTGCTGACTCCGACGGTATGTGCGTACCACTGCGGGTCCAAGAACATCGTCGCGCGTGTCGCGCCGTGATGCACGCTCGAATCACACTCCTGTGATTTCGCCGCGACGATCTCTCCCGCGCGTCCCGGCGCGCGTCCCGGCCCATGACGCGGCGCGCGACCGGGCGCGCGGACTCAGCGCGTGACCGGGAGGTCCGGGGACGAGACGTCGATGACGCGGGCGCCGGGCTCCGCCGTGCGCAGGGTGGTCACCACGCGCGCCTTCAGCTCCAGGCGATCGCCGCTGCCCCAGACCACGGCCGTGCCGTCGTCGAGCCGGGTGCGTACGTCGTCCTGCGTGTCGGCCGTGACGGACGCGACCTTGCCCGCGAGGCCCGGCGGCAGCGCCGCCATGACGTCCAGCGCGGCGAAGAGGGCAGCCCGCGAGCGGGGGTCGTCCGCGAGCGGCACGCTGACCACGGGCACGTTCCTCGCCGACGCGGCGGTCCCGACCCGCACGGCGTCCTCGTCGAGCAGCGCGTACCGCCCGCCGTCGGGCACGGCGACCACCGGCTCGCGCGAGGTGAGCTCGACCGTCAGCCCGCGCGGCCAGTCGCGCATGATCCGCACGTCCTTGACACCGCCCAGCCCCAGCACCCGCTCGCGCAGCGCGACCGTGTCGAGGCGGGGCAGCGGCACGCCCCGCTCCGGGAGGATCTCGCCGCGGACCTCGGCGACGTCGATCGTGGTGCCCTCCCCCGAGACCGTGACCTGCCCGGGGTCGAGCGCGAGCACCGGCGAGAAGAGGGCCAGCCAGCCCAGCGCCGCCACCACCGCGGCGCCGGCCGTCGCCCAGGCGGCGCGGCGCCAGAAGCGGGTGCGCGCCATGGCCCTGCGTTCCGCGTCGCGCTCGGCGAGCCGGTCGACCATGCTCACGGCGTCGGCGGGCGCGCCGGCCTCCGCCGGTGCCTGCCCCCGCCGCGCCGGGGTCGACGGCGGTCTCATCGGCGCGTGGTCCCCGTGGCTGCCAGTTCGCCGGCCGCCACGCGCTCGGCGAGCCGGTCCAGGATCCTGGGCCCGAGCGTGGTGACGTCGCCCGCCCCCACGGTGAGCACCAGGTCCCCCGGGCGGGCCAGATCCGCCACCTCGCGCGCGGCGTCGTGCATGTCGTCGACGGCGTGGGCCGTGACCGGCGACATGAGGGCGGTGATGGTGCGCGGGCCGACCGCCGGGTCCGGATCCTCCCGCGCCGCGTACACACCGGTGACGACGACCTCGTCCGCGAGCGAGAGAACCCGCGCGAAGTCGGTGGCGAAGTCCCGGGTACGCGAGTACAGGTGCGGCTGGAACAGCACCAGCACCCGGCCGGGCGCGGCCACCGTCCGGGCCGCCTCCAGGAGCGCCGCCACCTTGGTGGGATGGTGCGCGTAGTCGTCCACGACGCGCACCCCTCCGGCGGCGCCCCGGGGCTCGAACCGCCGGCCGGTGCCGACGAACGCCCTGGCGGCGGTGACGGCATCGACCGGGGGGACGCCCAGCAGCACGGCGGCCGCCACCGCCGCCGTGGCGTTCAGCACGTTGTGCCGGCCCGGCACGGCCAGCCGCAGCGGGAGCGGCTCCGGTCCGAGCAGCGGGCCGTGGAGCGTCGCGGTGGCACCGTCCGCACCGGCGACCAGGTCGGCGATCCGCACGTCGGCGTCGCCGGACTCGCCGTAGGTGACGACCCGGCCGCCGGTCGCGGCGATCTCCCCCGCGACGGCCCGCGAGCCGTCGTCGTCGGCGCACGCGACGAGCGTCCCGCCGGGCACCAGACGCCCGGCGAAGTCGACGAACGCCGCGTGGATGGCCTCCGCCGTGCCCCAGTGGTCCAGGTGGTCCGGCTCCACGTTCGTCACGACCGAGACGACGGGCTCGTAGTTGAGGAACGAGCCGTCGGACTCGTCGGCCTCGGCCACCAGGATGTCCGACGAGCCCAGGTGCCCGCCGGGCGTCTCGCCGTCGGCCGTGCGGACCGTGCTGCCGATCGCGTACGACGGGTCGGCCCCGGCCTCGCGCAGCACCGCGGCGAGCATGGCCGACGTGGTGGTCTTGCCGGCCGCGCCGGCCACGGCCACGCCACGGCCGCCCGCCATCAGGGCCGCGAGCGCCTCCGACCGGTGCAGCACGCGCAGCCCGGCCGCGCGGGCGGCCGCGAGCTCGGGGTTGGTCTCGCGCACGGCGCTGGAGACGACGACGGTGTCGGCCGGGCCGGTGCCGTCGTCGTCCCCGCCGCCGGTGACGTGTGCCGCGTCGTGTCCCACCCAGACCGGGACGCCGGCCGCGCGCAGCCGGGCGACGGCGGCGGACTCCACGCCGTCGGATCCCCGCACCGGCACGCCCCGGGCGTGCAGCAGGTGGGCGATGACGGACATGCCGGCGCCGCCGATGCCGATCATGTGCACCCGGCCGAGGTCGGCGACGGCGTGGGTCACGCGATCGCCTCCGCGACGAGGTCGACGACGCGGGAGGCGCCGTCGCGGATGCCGGCGGTCGCGGCGCCCTTGGCCATGACCCCCAGCCGCTCGCGGTCGCCGAGGAGGGCGGGGATGGTGCCCGCGACCCAGTCGGTGGTCAGGTCGGCGTCGTCGACGAGCAGCCCGCCGCCGGCCTGGACGACGGGGGCGGCGTTGAGCCGCTGCTCGCCGTTGCCGATGGGCAGGGGGACGTACACGGCGGGGATGCCGAGGGCGGCCAGCTCGCTGACGGTGCCGGCGCCCGCGCGGCACACGACGAGGTCGGCGACGGCGAGGGCGAGGTGCATCTCGGCGAGGTAGTCACGCACCTGGTAGCGGGCGGCGGCCTCGGCGGGCAGGGCGGCGGCGATCTCGCGGACCGGGCCGTCCTTCTCCTTGCCGGTCAGGTGCAGCACCTGGGCGCCGGTGGCGGTCAGGGCCCCGGCGGCGCCCCCGACGGCGCGGTTGAGGTTGAGGGCGCCGAGGGAGCCGCCCGTGACGACCAGGGTGGGCCGGGCCGGGTCGAGGCCGAGGGCGGCGGCCGCCCGGGCGCGCGTCCCGGCGGTGTCGGCGGCACGCTCGTCGACGAGGCGGGCGATCTCGGCACGCAGCGGCAGGCCGGTCAGGATCCCTCCCTTGAGAGCGGTGCCGGGGAACGTCAGGCCGACCCGCGCGGCCCAGCGGGAGCCGAGCTTGTTGGCGAGGCCGGGCCGGGCGTTCTGCTCGTGGATGACGACGG encodes:
- a CDS encoding YggT family protein, which codes for MALFWGIIDFALFAFLLLLIGRLIFDWVQYFARDWRPSGVVLVIAEAIYTVTDPPLRVLRRIIPPLRLGSVQLDLAFMALFFLVVIARSIVGSLAFAAA
- a CDS encoding cell division protein FtsQ/DivIB — encoded protein: MRPPSTPARRGQAPAEAGAPADAVSMVDRLAERDAERRAMARTRFWRRAAWATAGAAVVAALGWLALFSPVLALDPGQVTVSGEGTTIDVAEVRGEILPERGVPLPRLDTVALRERVLGLGGVKDVRIMRDWPRGLTVELTSREPVVAVPDGGRYALLDEDAVRVGTAASARNVPVVSVPLADDPRSRAALFAALDVMAALPPGLAGKVASVTADTQDDVRTRLDDGTAVVWGSGDRLELKARVVTTLRTAEPGARVIDVSSPDLPVTR
- the pgeF gene encoding peptidoglycan editing factor PgeF is translated as MTAATGIDAIPADLGEGVRAFFTTAAGGVSPAPWAAPSGPGLNLGLNVSDDAGRVRANRARLGAALGGIPVAFAHQVHSDRVIPLGSREHSRWHAGPPPDTAGDGDALVTAERDLGLGVLVADCVPVLLADPAARVVGVAHAGRKGTAAGVVLRALESMAERGARPDRVRAAVGPAVCGRCYEVPEELRDEVAAAVPGAFAETAWGTPALDLPAGVGAQLSAAGVAVTHVRRCTLEDEAFFSHRRATTRGTITGRQAGVVALV
- the murG gene encoding undecaprenyldiphospho-muramoylpentapeptide beta-N-acetylglucosaminyltransferase, whose translation is MTQKNVRSVVLAGGGTAGHVNPLLAVADEIRRRDPEARVLALGTATGLEADLVPSRGYELRHVPRVPLPRKPSADLFALPGRLREAVHAAEAAIDEIGAQAVVGFGGYVSTPAYLAARRKDIPVVIHEQNARPGLANKLGSRWAARVGLTFPGTALKGGILTGLPLRAEIARLVDERAADTAGTRARAAAALGLDPARPTLVVTGGSLGALNLNRAVGGAAGALTATGAQVLHLTGKEKDGPVREIAAALPAEAAARYQVRDYLAEMHLALAVADLVVCRAGAGTVSELAALGIPAVYVPLPIGNGEQRLNAAPVVQAGGGLLVDDADLTTDWVAGTIPALLGDRERLGVMAKGAATAGIRDGASRVVDLVAEAIA
- a CDS encoding cell division protein SepF, coding for MAGALRKTMLYLGLADEQGERDAYYDEYEDVEETVQDHRHAQVTPLHPDGAPGDVPLSTSELRRITTVHPRSYNDARMIGEAFRSGTPVIMNLTDMDDADAKRLVDFSAGLIFGLHGSIDRVTNKVFLLSPEHVEIAGEEHVPEPPVTGKGGFYNQS
- the murC gene encoding UDP-N-acetylmuramate--L-alanine ligase, coding for MTHAVADLGRVHMIGIGGAGMSVIAHLLHARGVPVRGSDGVESAAVARLRAAGVPVWVGHDAAHVTGGGDDDGTGPADTVVVSSAVRETNPELAAARAAGLRVLHRSEALAALMAGGRGVAVAGAAGKTTTSAMLAAVLREAGADPSYAIGSTVRTADGETPGGHLGSSDILVAEADESDGSFLNYEPVVSVVTNVEPDHLDHWGTAEAIHAAFVDFAGRLVPGGTLVACADDDGSRAVAGEIAATGGRVVTYGESGDADVRIADLVAGADGATATLHGPLLGPEPLPLRLAVPGRHNVLNATAAVAAAVLLGVPPVDAVTAARAFVGTGRRFEPRGAAGGVRVVDDYAHHPTKVAALLEAARTVAAPGRVLVLFQPHLYSRTRDFATDFARVLSLADEVVVTGVYAAREDPDPAVGPRTITALMSPVTAHAVDDMHDAAREVADLARPGDLVLTVGAGDVTTLGPRILDRLAERVAAGELAATGTTRR
- the ftsZ gene encoding cell division protein FtsZ encodes the protein MATPQNYLAVIKVVGIGGGGVNAVNRMIEVGLKGVEFIAINTDAQALLMSDADVKLDVGRELTRGLGAGADPEVGKKAAEDHAEEIEDVLRGADMVFVTAGEGGGTGTGGAPVVARIARSLGALTVGVVTRPFTFEGRRRAVQADQGIENLRDEVDTLIVIPNDRLLSMSDRNVSAISAFHSADQVLHSGVQGITDLITTPGLINLDFADVKSVMQGAGSALMGIGSARGEDRAVQAAELAISSPLLEASIDGAHGVLLSIQGGSDLGLFEVHEAARLVQEAAHPEANIIFGTVIDDALGDEVRVTVIAAGFDGGVPQQRKDSGALGTVAGGRSSAPATAQVPAVSSDAARRAPDPVPAPPGDARPVSFPPAAVTALPRVVTDDGGDDVPESLDEPAVVVSPAFDRRDAEGAPGNGARVEVPPLFDEASRRPVDELDVPDFLK